aaataacccaaaCTAgatatattgcaagatctaatttaaaaacttattctagaaatgttttatgggcctaccaattttgtacaagcctatgctcaccatatgaaaTACTCTGgacaaagatgacatgcatgcaaaggatggatcttgagatttaaataaaagtgcattaaactggtatttaaataaagcaagatacattgatcaaatgaaaaactttatgtaacaaaagttatagatcttgtttcatagaatccagcacagttaattttgtatttttttatttttctacgattttatatcgattttataagttcactgtttaatgcgccctgggcgctaggacctaaatgtaattttttttacatttaggtcctgtcgccaactggatgggcgacaggcacccattaggggggcgacaggcacccatttttgaaaatttctctattcggcatatatttttgaaattttgtttttttaaatataaaaatgaaaaaagcgccTTCGGCCGTTTAGGGGTGGGCAAATTTAACCGAAACCGAAAAACCGAACCGAAATAACCGGAACCGAAAAATTCGGTTCTTTGTTCGGTTCCAGATATTGAAGAACTGAAATAATCGAAAAAAAATGGTTCCTACTCTCGgttaaccgaattaaccgaaagaaccgaattATATAAATGATACTTTACTTCTTGCATTTTATAAGATTATATTTGGTTTATGTGTGATATTTTGCATCTGACTTGTTATATATTTGTGTTCCTACCTTGCTATTGTTCTCTAATAGATTAACATAGTCTAAAATGAATATATTATTGCATAAATTTTCTTTATAACACAAATATTTATTGCCATCTTAATCTATCTCGAAAAagttcggttagaaccgaaaTAACCGAAAACCGAAATGTTCGGTTCCAAGAATTTTTGGGAACCGATCGGTTTCCATTTCCTAAGAACCGAATTTCTTTCAAAAACCAAAAAACCGAACCGAAACCAACCGAGAACCGAATGCCCACCCCTAGTCCATGCCAAAACTCGCCCAAAAAACTGCGCGGTTTTACAGGAGGATTCAGGAAACGGTCACGCAAAAGGATCTTTTGGCCTGCAACATCAGCACAGTGATCCAGTATTCCAGTGGGCAGTGGCCTCATCGAGTCATCGTCCTGTTCTTATCCGGCGGACCAGCTGCCACGCAGACCCCGAAACcacaggcgaggcgaggcgagcccGGAAAAACCACCGGCAAAACCAGGCGGCGGCACAACCTGCTCTCCTCACGCCCTCACCATCCTCTCCTTAAGTAGCCTGCTCTGCTCTCTTCTCTTCACCTGGCGCAGCTCATCGTAGACGTAGACCGACCATAGCTAGCTCCTCACAAGTGTCCAGTGCAACCCATCTCGTTTCGCAACATGGCGGAGGCCAAGACGACTGagcctgctccggcggcggcggaggggggttCGGGGGAGCAGCAGCACAagacggtggtggtggtcggGGTGGACGACAGCGACCACAGCTACCACGCGCTCGAGTGGACGGTGCGCCACGTGGCGGCCGGCATGGCGGGCGCCGCCGACCTCGTCATCGTCCACGCCAAGCCCTCGCCGTCCTCCGTCGTCAGCTTCGGCGGGCCCGGTATGTATTGTATGCAGCGCCCCCTCTTCTTGTTTGTTTCCGCCTTCTGAATTGCGTGCCATGGCTACCTGCTAGTCTGACTAGTGGCCCCGTTGCCGTTGCCGTGTTCAGGAGCCGGCGAGGCCATGAGGTACGTGGAGGCCGACCTGCGCAAGATGGCCGAGGCCGTCGTCGACAGGGCGCGCCGCGTCTGCATCGCAAACTCGGTAAGATTCTATTCAGATTGCAGCAACGGACGACCACGGATTGCATCGCGTCGATTGATGATGAACAGAGGTTTAATTTCTTTCTTGCCCAAATTGCATGCGATGCAGGTGCACGCTCTGATCGAGGTGGTCGAAGGGGAGCCCAGGTACGTGCTCTGCAACGCGGCCGAGAAGCACCACGCCGACCTGCTCGTCGTCGGCAGCCATGGCTATGGCGCCATCAAGAGGTCAGTTCCGTTCTTGGCATGGCTATACGGTGTTTCATCTGCATTCCTGCTGTTCTGAACATTCGTGTGCGTCGCAGGGCCTTTCTGGGGAGCGTGAGCGACTACTGCGCGCACCACACGCACTGCTCCGTCATGATAATGAAGCACCCCAAGCCCAAGTGCTGAGCAGAGCTCCGGTGCTCTGCTAGCTCATCAGGTCCATACTGCTCTGCTCCGGTGATGACGGTGGTGGACTAGTAGTGAAGCGACCTATAGGTCCAAATGCTGGGCATGTATGTACCTGCAACAGCCGCCTCAGCTGTGCTTCTGCCAACAAAGGTTTATCTAAGTGGATGCAAGTGAAACAATGTCTTGCGTTTTTTGTGGTGTTCGTGCATCATCATACCATATGTCGTGTTCTATGCTGATCCACTAAGCTGATCACCCGATCCGGTTACTCAATCTATGTGCAGAGATTACCCCTAAAAACAAGCATGTGTATATATTAATTAGAACAGAGAATGATTCCTATAGGAAGGAGATACTACTTTATCATGTACTGCATGTTCCTAATAATCTTCCAATATAATAATAAGAACTTCCAAAGTAAAACATCAGTACAAACACCTTTTAAACTTTATACAGCATGCACGCATCGAAGCATCAAAATCGCATAAATTGAACAAAAAGCAACGATGGTTTAACTCGAACTCCGTATCATAAATAAGTTCGAACAGCCTCCAAAATAACACAGAATGGTTTACCGCTGGATACATGATACAGGGGGAGACGTGCCTCCTAACGAACGAATGATCCCTCAGGCCCGCTTGACCGGGTCAAAGTTGgagacggcgacgacggcgccgacgaTGGCCACGAGGACGACCCCGCCGGACACGATGCTGAGCAGGAAGTTCTTGAGCGACGGTGTCAGCCCGGACTGCGCGGCCTCAGCGACGTCAGGCAGCACGagagccgccgccacggccgccgcggtcagcccggccgccgccttctccttcatggacgccgccgacgcccgcaCGGCCATCCTGGCGGCCGGCCTCGCCCTCGGCTGCAGGGGCTGGAACGACGACGCCGCGGCGCCGAGCGGCTTCCTGAGCCCGGCGACGGACAGCGGCGACGCGACGGCGGACAGAGacgcggtggccatggcgcgcAGGAGGATCGACGCGATTCGTGGCACGGCGTGGTGTGAGGATGGGCATGGCTGGCCCGGAGAAGGTTAAAGTAGCTTGGGAGGACAGGGAGGAACCCGTGCGGCGTGCCAGGTCAGCGCTGGAGTCCGACGTGGGATGCTGTGGTCGCGCCATTGCAGGATAAGGCTTATCTCCAGAGGAGGCTCGTGGTTGTGGTGTGCTGGGGTATGAGGTTTAGATTTTGATCAGAGCAACTCTAAccgattgattttttttatttccttttttccACTTTTTAGCCATAAAAGAGATTTAGGAGGGAAAATTTAGTcccaacagattgatttttttCTACTTTATTTCCCCCTCTCTCCTTTTTAAAGGGGAATTCCACCTTTTCCTTTTCATTCCCCCTTTCTATCCATTCTTTCTTATCCACAAGATCCACATGCATGAGAAAATTCTGGTCACTCATGAattaaaaggaaaaaagaaaaatcaatctgctggagcaTATTTCTCTAATAAATTAAAATTGTGATGGGAGATTCCTCTATAAAATGAGAAAGGGGAAATGGGAAAATCAATTTGTTGGAATTGCTCTTATGCATGGTTGAGGTCTCAGCTCACCTCAGGTCCCTGAGTTACTTTACATCAGGTAGCAATTTTGGTGAAAAATATGAAGCGAAGGCCTAGAGAAGATGATGCATTTTGTTGATGGTTTCTTTCATACGGATATGGAGTAGAAACCAAATATCTTAACGGAATGCTCTTTCTTATGCGAGTCTTGACTTCCCTTGGCTTAAAAAATGCGGGACCTTTTTTAAGATAAAAGGCTCAAAATTGGCTTACAGGCCCACCCGCACACTGGGCCAAAAAACAATAGCCCATGTCAGTGCTCCGTCGACGGGACGACGACGTTCCCAACCCACTCGGCAATCAGGCGCGCGCATCCACCGTGCACGccttcctcctccaccaccgccgacgGCGAACCATGTCCACCGAACCCACCTCCCCACCTCAACCGCCGGAATTGATCCGCGGCACCCTCATCCCTGCGCTCCCCGACGACTTGGCCGTACACTGCATAGCGCTCCTGCCGCGCGCTGCGCACCCATCCCTCGCCCTCGTCTCCCGAGCTTTCCACGCCCTCCTGTGCCGCCACCCggagcccctcctcgccgcccgccgcgccctccgTCTCTCCGACTCCCacatcctcctctccctccggccgccctcctccgcgtccctcctcttcttcctcttgctcCCGCATCCCGGGTGGCCCCCTCTTCCCCTTCCCTCCCCACCCGTCCCCGTCTCCTCTTCCTCGTCGGTCGCCACTGACGGTGGCCGGCTCTTCCTAGTCGGCGGATCCGTCGCCGGGGTCCCCGCTTCGTCTGTGCAAATATTGGATCCCCGGGCCAGATCCTGGTCCATCGGCCCGCGTCTGTCCTCTACGCGGGAGTTCGCCGCGGCCGTCGCGCACTCCGGTGTACTGTTCGTCACCGGCGGGTGCGTTCCCTCGTCCCCCTTCTGGGCTGAGGCTCTCGACCTCTCCGCCCCGAACGCGAAGTGGAAGACTGTCGCCAGCCCGGTCCACCTCCGTGAGAAGTGGATGCACGGCTGCGCATCTCTCGCCGGGAAGGTCCTTGCGGTGGCGGACCGCGGCGGCTTGGCCTACGATCCGGCCTCGCCACCTGCGGAGGCGTGGGCGCCGGTCTCGCCGGTGCTTGACATGGGGTGGAAGGGCCGTGCTGCCGTGGTTGGTGAAATCCTGTATTCTTACGATTACTTGGGGCAGGTCAAGGGCTATGATCCGGACACTGATTCGTGGAGCACAGTGGAGGGGTTGGAGAAGGAGCTGCCGAGGTTCTTGTGCGGCGCCACACTTGCCAATGTCGGAGGATTGCTATACCTGGTCTGGGAAGGGAAATGGAAAGGAAAAGATAAGGGGGAAGTGAGTAGCATGGTCGTGATTGAATGGGCCGGCATTGAGGTTACAAGGGCTGAAGAGGGGGAGCTAAGGCTAAGAGGAAAGGTGGTCTCTAGAGACACTGTTCTATTCCCGGATGTGCCTAGAGGGTCAACGATCACGCATTGTATTGCATTGGAGTTGTGATATAGTAGCTGCAGGTGTAAAGCAGGTAATATGCATACTTTGAGAAGTCTTAACAATGGTTTTTCTTCGTGTTGTAAGCTCCTCTGTATGAGTTTTGTGCTTGCATAGTTCAACGAATTGTGTAACTGGCAATTGTTATGTTTCACTAGTTTGCACTCCGTGGCATAGTAGGTGTGATATGATATGAATTGTTCCTTTTTTTACAAGGATTAGATTAGAGCTCACTAGATTGCTAAGGGGTAAGTTGTATTAGACTTATATACTGGACATATGATGTTTATGTTTGCATCTATGCTGTCATCACTTATTCAGCATCCTTGAGCAAGAAAGACAAACAAACTAAATTTCTGTTTGATTTCTTGGATGACTTGATCACAGAGCTATAGATGAACCTATTTATCTTCCCTTGCACTAAATTTGCAGTGCCTCCTACAAACTTCGCATAGACCAGTACTTTTAAAGTTCTAATTTCTTTAGTCAGCTGCACTGCAGCCTGCATGCTCGAAGTTAGCTAGTTCTTTGGCCACTAGCATGTCCTAAATGCATTTCTGAACCAGCCCATTCAGCCACTGGTATCTTGACTGACCCCCAGGACTCTGCTGCCAGGATCAGGAAGTAGCGCCCTGATCCAGTTTACTGCATCAGTTCCACCCGTGATTCAGGTGGTTCAGGCCATACTTCTATTGGCTTTCCAGGCTTGCCGGGTAGCACTATTTCAAGAGTTACTTCTCCACTaggaacataattatatgtgatTGTTTTATTTGAACAGGTTTACTGCAATTCTCCTACAGTGTTTGAATCTAAGCTGTTTTATGCTAATGGGTTTATATTATTGGACCATTGCAACATAGTAAAGGTTTCAATTAGTCGGATTAGATAGATCTTCAGTTAGTCAGTTGGTGCTTATTATGCTGGTACACTCGTGGTGCATGGTTATATTTGACCGATATCACCACGTAGAAGGTCAAATTCTAGCATGATTGTGAGACTGATTCAATAGTTATATAGCATCGACTTTGTTACTGTTAATATGGATCTTGTCTGCAGTTAAACCCATTTTAGTGGCCACACTTCCTGTTAGTGGCTGTTGACAAAGTAGTGTAGTGTATGAGGCCTCTTGATTAGCAcagatagattgtgctcaaGGCCTGCCTATTTTGTGCCCAAATTTCAGTACTAGCTATGACAAATTAATCTCATCTCATGATTCATTCTTGCGCAGCAAATGTCAGAATTTTGAAAATGACACAAATGACAGAAACGTACTCCTGGAGACCTGAATGATCATTCCGCAGATGTAGATTATAAATGTAGCCcgtttagttcgtgaaattttttggattcaagtactgtagcactttcgttgttgtttggcaattaatgtccaatcatagactaactaggcttaaaagattagtctcgtcatttacagttaaactatgtaattagttattttttcaactgcatttaatgctccatgtatgtgttcgaaga
This portion of the Panicum virgatum strain AP13 chromosome 2N, P.virgatum_v5, whole genome shotgun sequence genome encodes:
- the LOC120662152 gene encoding universal stress protein Sll1388-like, producing MAEAKTTEPAPAAAEGGSGEQQHKTVVVVGVDDSDHSYHALEWTVRHVAAGMAGAADLVIVHAKPSPSSVVSFGGPGAGEAMRYVEADLRKMAEAVVDRARRVCIANSVHALIEVVEGEPRYVLCNAAEKHHADLLVVGSHGYGAIKRAFLGSVSDYCAHHTHCSVMIMKHPKPKC
- the LOC120662153 gene encoding uncharacterized protein LOC120662153, which produces MATASLSAVASPLSVAGLRKPLGAAASSFQPLQPRARPAARMAVRASAASMKEKAAAGLTAAAVAAALVLPDVAEAAQSGLTPSLKNFLLSIVSGGVVLVAIVGAVVAVSNFDPVKRA
- the LOC120662154 gene encoding F-box/kelch-repeat protein SKIP6-like, encoding MSTEPTSPPQPPELIRGTLIPALPDDLAVHCIALLPRAAHPSLALVSRAFHALLCRHPEPLLAARRALRLSDSHILLSLRPPSSASLLFFLLLPHPGWPPLPLPSPPVPVSSSSSVATDGGRLFLVGGSVAGVPASSVQILDPRARSWSIGPRLSSTREFAAAVAHSGVLFVTGGCVPSSPFWAEALDLSAPNAKWKTVASPVHLREKWMHGCASLAGKVLAVADRGGLAYDPASPPAEAWAPVSPVLDMGWKGRAAVVGEILYSYDYLGQVKGYDPDTDSWSTVEGLEKELPRFLCGATLANVGGLLYLVWEGKWKGKDKGEVSSMVVIEWAGIEVTRAEEGELRLRGKVVSRDTVLFPDVPRGSTITHCIALEL